In one window of Haemorhous mexicanus isolate bHaeMex1 chromosome 31, bHaeMex1.pri, whole genome shotgun sequence DNA:
- the ADAR gene encoding double-stranded RNA-specific adenosine deaminase isoform X2, producing MAAARLPAQARGARVRHQRAPAAAAAARAGECGVSSSSCPGSAAAWFPRVSQQCAMSRGTGRGRGSCLTQPRHHYPITNRGPFNHPRTLQETNQETFLHQRFLAEQDAEVSVLQGQGSHKEWRTRGGRTAAPAPAGRGQPSSGRAAGRSFSSQHPRVEALPRYCPPRHHRQESSRRESDAVRLNFQKLSLAGQDYEREILTVFRQLEEGRTCTANELARKLRTQKKEVNRVLYKLLREGKLHKEGETPPLWRVASPGSGRDRSPTDHSASCTDPASFESWGGEWSTFGLGDTEMAETKEKICNYLFSVVETTALNLAKNIGFSRAKDVNAFLSALEKLGDVHKQNATPPRWSLTDRKRERMQMRLKASTIMQMADATPPESGLLSSFVPPCSPEVTAASSAAVKEEESAENGQQPLGQAGQDNVSDTEPDASEDTKPDFSSLSNYDNSENSKWTTDDIPDNLNAISKQPDKSEGIMNSQSSPTYAAQFETAFPCTPVEKLMACQEKNPVSGLTEYSQYTYQHCDFIMLEQNGPSHEPRFKFQVMINGRRFPPAEAGSKKLAKHEAAANAMKILISEVENGRQGGIKCEEPLPSNSSGPELPLQLEPELSSAAAPLSLLPGKHPISILMEYGQKSGNIIEFQLLSQEGPPHDPRFSYCVKMGDQIFPAVVGNSKKGAKQMAAEVAVKILSGESVPHVLPEQPVMKPHSDQSMHNIATPDESKVVKTKGVGELIKYLNVNPVSGLLEYARSNGFAAEFKLIDQSGPPHDPKFVYQAKVGGRWFPAVTAHNKKQGKQEAADAALRVLIGESEKTERMEGMSTTELPVSGSTLHDQLAMLSHQRFNSLTARLQHSLLGRKILAAIIMRRGDQGLGVVVSIGTGNRCVKGEELSLKGETVNDCHAEIISRRGFVRFLYSELMKYDPSNPSSAEESIFEQAGGQKLKIKSSVTFHLYVSTAPCGDGALFDKSCSDQANEMGQPQHQPLFENPKQGKLRTKVENGEGTIPVESSDIVPTWDGIQHGERLRTMSCSDKILRWNVLGLQGALLSHFLEPVYLHSLTLGYLYSQGHLTRAICCRMERDGSTLKEKLQAPYHINHPEVGRVSVYDSARQTGKTKESSVNWCLADESEVEILDGTKGKVDGVKLEVSRVSKRKMFSLFQQLCAKNNRKDLQGFSVYSDAKEAATAYQAAKQCFFSTLEELGYGSWIRKPQEEENFSVLDV from the exons ATGGCTGCCGCGCGGCTCCCTGCGCAGGCGCGTGGGGCTCGCGTGCGTCATCAGCGTGcgccggcagcggcggcagcggcaaG GGCGGGAGAGTGTGGAGTGAGTAGCAGCTCCTgtcctggctcagcagcagcctggttCCCCCGCGTGTCCCAGCAGTGCGCTATGAGCAGAGGCACTGGGCGAGGCAGAGGCTCCTGTCTCACCCAGCCAAGGCATCACTACCCCATCACTAACCGAGGTCCTTTTAACCACCCTCGTACCCTACAAGAAACTAATCAGGAAACCTTTTTACACCAGCGGTTCCTAGCAGAGCAGGACGCTGAAGTCTCTGTGttgcagggacagggatcacACAAGGAGTGGCGCACCAGAGGTGGGCGAACTGCGGCACCggctcctgcaggcagaggtCAGCCCAGCTCCGGCAGGGCTGCCGGCCGTAGCTTCTCCAGCCAGCATCCGCGGGTTGAGGCTCTGCCTCGCTACTGCCCTCCACGGCACCATCgtcaggagagctccaggagagagTCTGACGCTGTGAGGTTGAATTTCCAGAAACTGTCTCTTGCTGGGCAAGACTATGAACGAGAAATTCTGACTGTTTTCAGGCAGCTTGAGGAGGGGAGGACTTGCACGGCTAATGAGCTGGCACGTAAACTTAGAACTCAAAAGAAAGAGGTCAACCGTGTTTTGTATAAACTGCTCAGAGAGGGCAAGTTGCACAAAGAGGGAGAGACACCACCACTGTGGAGGGTTGCCAGCCCTGGTTCAGGGAGAGATAGAAGCCCTACTGACCACAGTGCTAGTTGCACAGATCCAGCAAGTTttgagagctggggaggagagtGGAGCACGTTTGGCTTGGGAGACACAGAGATGGCTGAGACAAAGGAGAAAATCTGCAACTACTTGTTCAGTGTGGTGGAAACAACAGCTCTCAATCTTGCCAAGAACATTGGGTTTTCGAGAGCCAAGGATGTTAATGCATTTCTTAGCGCTCTGGAAAAGCTGGGGGATGTCCACAAGCAGAATGCAACTCCACCACGATGGTCCCTGACAGACAGGAAACGTGAGAGGATGCAGATGAGGCTGAAGGCCAGCACAATAATGCAGATGGCAGATGCCACACCTCCTGAGTCAGGTCTTCTATCTTCTTTTGTCCCTCCATGTTCCCCAGAGGTTACTGCAGCTTCATCAGCAGCagtgaaagaagaagaaagtgcAGAAAATGGGCAGCAGCCTTTGGGGCAGGCTGGTCAGGACAATGTCAGTGACACAGAACCAGATGCATCTGAGGACACTAAGCCTGACTTCTCCAGTTTGAGTAATTATGATAACTCAGAAAACAGCAAGTGGACCACAGATGATATCCCAGATAATCTGAATGCTATCAGCAAGCAGCCTGATAAGTCAGAAGGCATCATGAATTCTCAGTCTTCCCCCACTTATGCTGCCCAGTTCGAAACTGCTTTCCCATGTACACCTGTAGAGAAACTGATGGCTTGTCAGGAGAAGAACCCAGTGAGTGGCCTTACCGAATATTCCCAGTACACATACCAGCACTGTGATTTCATCATGCTGGAGCAAAATGGACCCTCTCATGAGCCACG GTTTAAGTTCCAGGTAATGATCAACGGGCGCCGATTCccaccagcagaagcagggaGCAAAAAATTGGCTAAGCATGAGGCAGCAGCTAATGCCATGAAGATCCTGATTAGTGAAGTGGAGAATGGAAGGCAAGGTGGAATTAAATGTGAGGAGCCATTACCCTCCAACAGCTCAGGACCAGAACTG CCTTTGCAGCTGGAGCCAGAGCTGtcatctgcagcagctcccctcaGCCTGCTTCCTGGGAAGCACCCTATCAGCATATTAATGGAGTATGGTCAAAAATCAGGGAACATAATTGaattccagctgctctctcaggaAGGCCCACCTCATGATCCTAG GTTCAGCTACTGTGTGAAAATGGGTGACCAAATTTTCCCTGCTGTGGTAGGAAACAGCAAGAAGGGAGCAAAGCAAATGGCAGCAGAAGTTGCTGTGAAGATTCTTTCTGGAGAGTCTGTACCCCATGTCTTGCCTGAACAG CCTGTTATGAAGCCACACAGTGACCAGTCCATGCACAATATTGCCACTCCAGATGAATCCAAAGTGGTGAAAACGAAGGGTGTTGGGGAGCTCATCAAATATCTTAACGTCAATCCTGTCAGTGGCCTGCTGGAATATGCCCGTTCCAATGGGTTTGCTGCAGAGTTCAAACTCATTGACCAGTCAGGACCTCCCCATGACCCCAA GTTTGTCTATCAGGCAAAGGTTGGAGGCCGCTGGTTCCCAGCTGTAACTGCACACAACAAAAAGCAGGGCAAGCAGGAGGCAGCTGATGCAGCACTCAGAGTCCTGATTGGGGAATCAGAGAAGACCGAGCGCATGGAAGGGATGAGCACCACTGAG CTTCCTGTGAGTGGCAGCACCCTGCACgaccagctggccatgctgagCCACCAGCGCTTCAACTCCCTCACAGCTcgcctccagcacagcctgctgggCCGCAAGATCCTGGCTGCCATCATCATGAGGAGAGGGGATCAGGGCCTGGGTGTGGTGGTCAGCATTGGAACAG GTAATCGCTGTGTGAAAGGAGAAGAGCTAAGCTTGAAGGGGGAGACAGTAAATGACTGTCATGCAGAAATCATTTCTCGAAGAGGCTTTGTGAG gtttctttACAGTGAGCTGATGAAGTATGACCCATCTAATCCTTCCTCTGCAGAAGAGAGCATTTTTGAGCAAGCAGGAGGACAGAAACTCAAAATAAAGAGCAGTGTTACCTTCCACCTCTATGTCAG CACAGCACCATGTGGGGATGGAGCACTCTTTGATAAATCCTGCAGCGATCAGGCAAACGAGATGGGACAGCCCCAACATCAGCCTCTCTTTGAGAACCCCAAGCAAGGCAAGCTGCGGACCAAGGTGGAGAACG GGGAAGGTACCATTCCAGTGGAGTCAAGTGACATTGTGCCCACGTGGGACGGGATCCAGCATGGGGAGCGCTTACGGACCATGTCCTGCAGTGACAAAATCTTACGCTGGAATGTTCTGGGCTTGCAAGGGGCATTGCTGTCACACTTCCTGGAGCCAGTTTATCTCCACTCTCTTACACTCG GTTACTTGTACAGCCAGGGTCACTTGACCCGTGCCATCTGCTGCCGTATGGAGAGGGATGGGAGCACGCTGAAGGAAAAGCTCCAGGCTCCATACCACATCAACCACCCTGAG GTTGGGCGAGTCAGCGTGTACGACTCTGCAAGGCAGACAGGCAAGACGAAAGAGTCATCAGTGAACTGGTGTCTTGCTGACGAGAGTGAAGTTGAAATCTTGGACGGCACCAAAGGGAAAGTAGATGG TGTGAAGCTGGAGGTGTCTCGTGTGTCCAAGAGGAAAATGTTCTCCCtattccagcagctctgtgcaaaGAACAACCGCAAAGACCTGCAGGGCTTCTCTGTGTACTCAGATGCCAaggaggcagccacagcttacCAGGCAGCCAAGCAGTGCTTCTTCAGCACGCTGGAAGAGCTGGGCTATGGCAGCTGGATCCGCAAACcccaagaggaagaaaatttctCTGTCCTTGATGTGTAA
- the ADAR gene encoding double-stranded RNA-specific adenosine deaminase isoform X1, with product MAAARLPAQARGARVRHQRAPAAAAAARAGECGVSSSSCPGSAAAWFPRVSQQCAMSRGTGRGRGSCLTQPRHHYPITNRGPFNHPRTLQETNQETFLHQRFLAEQDAEVSVLQGQGSHKEWRTRGGRTAAPAPAGRGQPSSGRAAGRSFSSQHPRVEALPRYCPPRHHRQESSRRESDAVRLNFQKLSLAGQDYEREILTVFRQLEEGRTCTANELARKLRTQKKEVNRVLYKLLREGKLHKEGETPPLWRVASPGSGRDRSPTDHSASCTDPASFESWGGEWSTFGLGDTEMAETKEKICNYLFSVVETTALNLAKNIGFSRAKDVNAFLSALEKLGDVHKQNATPPRWSLTDRKRERMQMRLKASTIMQMADATPPESGLLSSFVPPCSPEVTAASSAAVKEEESAENGQQPLGQAGQDNVSDTEPDASEDTKPDFSSLSNYDNSENSKWTTDDIPDNLNAISKQPDKSEGIMNSQSSPTYAAQFETAFPCTPVEKLMACQEKNPVSGLTEYSQYTYQHCDFIMLEQNGPSHEPRFKFQVMINGRRFPPAEAGSKKLAKHEAAANAMKILISEVENGRQGGIKCEEPLPSNSSGPELPLQLEPELSSAAAPLSLLPGKHPISILMEYGQKSGNIIEFQLLSQEGPPHDPRFSYCVKMGDQIFPAVVGNSKKGAKQMAAEVAVKILSGESVPHVLPEQPVMKPHSDQSMHNIATPDESKVVKTKGVGELIKYLNVNPVSGLLEYARSNGFAAEFKLIDQSGPPHDPKFVYQAKVGGRWFPAVTAHNKKQGKQEAADAALRVLIGESEKTERMEGMSTTEAARGAIPPKPGTDFLGCVSGNRQLPVSGSTLHDQLAMLSHQRFNSLTARLQHSLLGRKILAAIIMRRGDQGLGVVVSIGTGNRCVKGEELSLKGETVNDCHAEIISRRGFVRFLYSELMKYDPSNPSSAEESIFEQAGGQKLKIKSSVTFHLYVSTAPCGDGALFDKSCSDQANEMGQPQHQPLFENPKQGKLRTKVENGEGTIPVESSDIVPTWDGIQHGERLRTMSCSDKILRWNVLGLQGALLSHFLEPVYLHSLTLGYLYSQGHLTRAICCRMERDGSTLKEKLQAPYHINHPEVGRVSVYDSARQTGKTKESSVNWCLADESEVEILDGTKGKVDGVKLEVSRVSKRKMFSLFQQLCAKNNRKDLQGFSVYSDAKEAATAYQAAKQCFFSTLEELGYGSWIRKPQEEENFSVLDV from the exons ATGGCTGCCGCGCGGCTCCCTGCGCAGGCGCGTGGGGCTCGCGTGCGTCATCAGCGTGcgccggcagcggcggcagcggcaaG GGCGGGAGAGTGTGGAGTGAGTAGCAGCTCCTgtcctggctcagcagcagcctggttCCCCCGCGTGTCCCAGCAGTGCGCTATGAGCAGAGGCACTGGGCGAGGCAGAGGCTCCTGTCTCACCCAGCCAAGGCATCACTACCCCATCACTAACCGAGGTCCTTTTAACCACCCTCGTACCCTACAAGAAACTAATCAGGAAACCTTTTTACACCAGCGGTTCCTAGCAGAGCAGGACGCTGAAGTCTCTGTGttgcagggacagggatcacACAAGGAGTGGCGCACCAGAGGTGGGCGAACTGCGGCACCggctcctgcaggcagaggtCAGCCCAGCTCCGGCAGGGCTGCCGGCCGTAGCTTCTCCAGCCAGCATCCGCGGGTTGAGGCTCTGCCTCGCTACTGCCCTCCACGGCACCATCgtcaggagagctccaggagagagTCTGACGCTGTGAGGTTGAATTTCCAGAAACTGTCTCTTGCTGGGCAAGACTATGAACGAGAAATTCTGACTGTTTTCAGGCAGCTTGAGGAGGGGAGGACTTGCACGGCTAATGAGCTGGCACGTAAACTTAGAACTCAAAAGAAAGAGGTCAACCGTGTTTTGTATAAACTGCTCAGAGAGGGCAAGTTGCACAAAGAGGGAGAGACACCACCACTGTGGAGGGTTGCCAGCCCTGGTTCAGGGAGAGATAGAAGCCCTACTGACCACAGTGCTAGTTGCACAGATCCAGCAAGTTttgagagctggggaggagagtGGAGCACGTTTGGCTTGGGAGACACAGAGATGGCTGAGACAAAGGAGAAAATCTGCAACTACTTGTTCAGTGTGGTGGAAACAACAGCTCTCAATCTTGCCAAGAACATTGGGTTTTCGAGAGCCAAGGATGTTAATGCATTTCTTAGCGCTCTGGAAAAGCTGGGGGATGTCCACAAGCAGAATGCAACTCCACCACGATGGTCCCTGACAGACAGGAAACGTGAGAGGATGCAGATGAGGCTGAAGGCCAGCACAATAATGCAGATGGCAGATGCCACACCTCCTGAGTCAGGTCTTCTATCTTCTTTTGTCCCTCCATGTTCCCCAGAGGTTACTGCAGCTTCATCAGCAGCagtgaaagaagaagaaagtgcAGAAAATGGGCAGCAGCCTTTGGGGCAGGCTGGTCAGGACAATGTCAGTGACACAGAACCAGATGCATCTGAGGACACTAAGCCTGACTTCTCCAGTTTGAGTAATTATGATAACTCAGAAAACAGCAAGTGGACCACAGATGATATCCCAGATAATCTGAATGCTATCAGCAAGCAGCCTGATAAGTCAGAAGGCATCATGAATTCTCAGTCTTCCCCCACTTATGCTGCCCAGTTCGAAACTGCTTTCCCATGTACACCTGTAGAGAAACTGATGGCTTGTCAGGAGAAGAACCCAGTGAGTGGCCTTACCGAATATTCCCAGTACACATACCAGCACTGTGATTTCATCATGCTGGAGCAAAATGGACCCTCTCATGAGCCACG GTTTAAGTTCCAGGTAATGATCAACGGGCGCCGATTCccaccagcagaagcagggaGCAAAAAATTGGCTAAGCATGAGGCAGCAGCTAATGCCATGAAGATCCTGATTAGTGAAGTGGAGAATGGAAGGCAAGGTGGAATTAAATGTGAGGAGCCATTACCCTCCAACAGCTCAGGACCAGAACTG CCTTTGCAGCTGGAGCCAGAGCTGtcatctgcagcagctcccctcaGCCTGCTTCCTGGGAAGCACCCTATCAGCATATTAATGGAGTATGGTCAAAAATCAGGGAACATAATTGaattccagctgctctctcaggaAGGCCCACCTCATGATCCTAG GTTCAGCTACTGTGTGAAAATGGGTGACCAAATTTTCCCTGCTGTGGTAGGAAACAGCAAGAAGGGAGCAAAGCAAATGGCAGCAGAAGTTGCTGTGAAGATTCTTTCTGGAGAGTCTGTACCCCATGTCTTGCCTGAACAG CCTGTTATGAAGCCACACAGTGACCAGTCCATGCACAATATTGCCACTCCAGATGAATCCAAAGTGGTGAAAACGAAGGGTGTTGGGGAGCTCATCAAATATCTTAACGTCAATCCTGTCAGTGGCCTGCTGGAATATGCCCGTTCCAATGGGTTTGCTGCAGAGTTCAAACTCATTGACCAGTCAGGACCTCCCCATGACCCCAA GTTTGTCTATCAGGCAAAGGTTGGAGGCCGCTGGTTCCCAGCTGTAACTGCACACAACAAAAAGCAGGGCAAGCAGGAGGCAGCTGATGCAGCACTCAGAGTCCTGATTGGGGAATCAGAGAAGACCGAGCGCATGGAAGGGATGAGCACCACTGAG GCAGCCAGAGGAGCAATTCCTCCAAAGCCAGGAACAGATTTCCTTGGCTGTGTCTCTGGAAATAGGCAG CTTCCTGTGAGTGGCAGCACCCTGCACgaccagctggccatgctgagCCACCAGCGCTTCAACTCCCTCACAGCTcgcctccagcacagcctgctgggCCGCAAGATCCTGGCTGCCATCATCATGAGGAGAGGGGATCAGGGCCTGGGTGTGGTGGTCAGCATTGGAACAG GTAATCGCTGTGTGAAAGGAGAAGAGCTAAGCTTGAAGGGGGAGACAGTAAATGACTGTCATGCAGAAATCATTTCTCGAAGAGGCTTTGTGAG gtttctttACAGTGAGCTGATGAAGTATGACCCATCTAATCCTTCCTCTGCAGAAGAGAGCATTTTTGAGCAAGCAGGAGGACAGAAACTCAAAATAAAGAGCAGTGTTACCTTCCACCTCTATGTCAG CACAGCACCATGTGGGGATGGAGCACTCTTTGATAAATCCTGCAGCGATCAGGCAAACGAGATGGGACAGCCCCAACATCAGCCTCTCTTTGAGAACCCCAAGCAAGGCAAGCTGCGGACCAAGGTGGAGAACG GGGAAGGTACCATTCCAGTGGAGTCAAGTGACATTGTGCCCACGTGGGACGGGATCCAGCATGGGGAGCGCTTACGGACCATGTCCTGCAGTGACAAAATCTTACGCTGGAATGTTCTGGGCTTGCAAGGGGCATTGCTGTCACACTTCCTGGAGCCAGTTTATCTCCACTCTCTTACACTCG GTTACTTGTACAGCCAGGGTCACTTGACCCGTGCCATCTGCTGCCGTATGGAGAGGGATGGGAGCACGCTGAAGGAAAAGCTCCAGGCTCCATACCACATCAACCACCCTGAG GTTGGGCGAGTCAGCGTGTACGACTCTGCAAGGCAGACAGGCAAGACGAAAGAGTCATCAGTGAACTGGTGTCTTGCTGACGAGAGTGAAGTTGAAATCTTGGACGGCACCAAAGGGAAAGTAGATGG TGTGAAGCTGGAGGTGTCTCGTGTGTCCAAGAGGAAAATGTTCTCCCtattccagcagctctgtgcaaaGAACAACCGCAAAGACCTGCAGGGCTTCTCTGTGTACTCAGATGCCAaggaggcagccacagcttacCAGGCAGCCAAGCAGTGCTTCTTCAGCACGCTGGAAGAGCTGGGCTATGGCAGCTGGATCCGCAAACcccaagaggaagaaaatttctCTGTCCTTGATGTGTAA
- the ADAR gene encoding double-stranded RNA-specific adenosine deaminase isoform X3, translating to MRLRAGECGVSSSSCPGSAAAWFPRVSQQCAMSRGTGRGRGSCLTQPRHHYPITNRGPFNHPRTLQETNQETFLHQRFLAEQDAEVSVLQGQGSHKEWRTRGGRTAAPAPAGRGQPSSGRAAGRSFSSQHPRVEALPRYCPPRHHRQESSRRESDAVRLNFQKLSLAGQDYEREILTVFRQLEEGRTCTANELARKLRTQKKEVNRVLYKLLREGKLHKEGETPPLWRVASPGSGRDRSPTDHSASCTDPASFESWGGEWSTFGLGDTEMAETKEKICNYLFSVVETTALNLAKNIGFSRAKDVNAFLSALEKLGDVHKQNATPPRWSLTDRKRERMQMRLKASTIMQMADATPPESGLLSSFVPPCSPEVTAASSAAVKEEESAENGQQPLGQAGQDNVSDTEPDASEDTKPDFSSLSNYDNSENSKWTTDDIPDNLNAISKQPDKSEGIMNSQSSPTYAAQFETAFPCTPVEKLMACQEKNPVSGLTEYSQYTYQHCDFIMLEQNGPSHEPRFKFQVMINGRRFPPAEAGSKKLAKHEAAANAMKILISEVENGRQGGIKCEEPLPSNSSGPELPLQLEPELSSAAAPLSLLPGKHPISILMEYGQKSGNIIEFQLLSQEGPPHDPRFSYCVKMGDQIFPAVVGNSKKGAKQMAAEVAVKILSGESVPHVLPEQPVMKPHSDQSMHNIATPDESKVVKTKGVGELIKYLNVNPVSGLLEYARSNGFAAEFKLIDQSGPPHDPKFVYQAKVGGRWFPAVTAHNKKQGKQEAADAALRVLIGESEKTERMEGMSTTEAARGAIPPKPGTDFLGCVSGNRQLPVSGSTLHDQLAMLSHQRFNSLTARLQHSLLGRKILAAIIMRRGDQGLGVVVSIGTGNRCVKGEELSLKGETVNDCHAEIISRRGFVRFLYSELMKYDPSNPSSAEESIFEQAGGQKLKIKSSVTFHLYVSTAPCGDGALFDKSCSDQANEMGQPQHQPLFENPKQGKLRTKVENGEGTIPVESSDIVPTWDGIQHGERLRTMSCSDKILRWNVLGLQGALLSHFLEPVYLHSLTLGYLYSQGHLTRAICCRMERDGSTLKEKLQAPYHINHPEVGRVSVYDSARQTGKTKESSVNWCLADESEVEILDGTKGKVDGVKLEVSRVSKRKMFSLFQQLCAKNNRKDLQGFSVYSDAKEAATAYQAAKQCFFSTLEELGYGSWIRKPQEEENFSVLDV from the exons ATGAGACTGAG GGCGGGAGAGTGTGGAGTGAGTAGCAGCTCCTgtcctggctcagcagcagcctggttCCCCCGCGTGTCCCAGCAGTGCGCTATGAGCAGAGGCACTGGGCGAGGCAGAGGCTCCTGTCTCACCCAGCCAAGGCATCACTACCCCATCACTAACCGAGGTCCTTTTAACCACCCTCGTACCCTACAAGAAACTAATCAGGAAACCTTTTTACACCAGCGGTTCCTAGCAGAGCAGGACGCTGAAGTCTCTGTGttgcagggacagggatcacACAAGGAGTGGCGCACCAGAGGTGGGCGAACTGCGGCACCggctcctgcaggcagaggtCAGCCCAGCTCCGGCAGGGCTGCCGGCCGTAGCTTCTCCAGCCAGCATCCGCGGGTTGAGGCTCTGCCTCGCTACTGCCCTCCACGGCACCATCgtcaggagagctccaggagagagTCTGACGCTGTGAGGTTGAATTTCCAGAAACTGTCTCTTGCTGGGCAAGACTATGAACGAGAAATTCTGACTGTTTTCAGGCAGCTTGAGGAGGGGAGGACTTGCACGGCTAATGAGCTGGCACGTAAACTTAGAACTCAAAAGAAAGAGGTCAACCGTGTTTTGTATAAACTGCTCAGAGAGGGCAAGTTGCACAAAGAGGGAGAGACACCACCACTGTGGAGGGTTGCCAGCCCTGGTTCAGGGAGAGATAGAAGCCCTACTGACCACAGTGCTAGTTGCACAGATCCAGCAAGTTttgagagctggggaggagagtGGAGCACGTTTGGCTTGGGAGACACAGAGATGGCTGAGACAAAGGAGAAAATCTGCAACTACTTGTTCAGTGTGGTGGAAACAACAGCTCTCAATCTTGCCAAGAACATTGGGTTTTCGAGAGCCAAGGATGTTAATGCATTTCTTAGCGCTCTGGAAAAGCTGGGGGATGTCCACAAGCAGAATGCAACTCCACCACGATGGTCCCTGACAGACAGGAAACGTGAGAGGATGCAGATGAGGCTGAAGGCCAGCACAATAATGCAGATGGCAGATGCCACACCTCCTGAGTCAGGTCTTCTATCTTCTTTTGTCCCTCCATGTTCCCCAGAGGTTACTGCAGCTTCATCAGCAGCagtgaaagaagaagaaagtgcAGAAAATGGGCAGCAGCCTTTGGGGCAGGCTGGTCAGGACAATGTCAGTGACACAGAACCAGATGCATCTGAGGACACTAAGCCTGACTTCTCCAGTTTGAGTAATTATGATAACTCAGAAAACAGCAAGTGGACCACAGATGATATCCCAGATAATCTGAATGCTATCAGCAAGCAGCCTGATAAGTCAGAAGGCATCATGAATTCTCAGTCTTCCCCCACTTATGCTGCCCAGTTCGAAACTGCTTTCCCATGTACACCTGTAGAGAAACTGATGGCTTGTCAGGAGAAGAACCCAGTGAGTGGCCTTACCGAATATTCCCAGTACACATACCAGCACTGTGATTTCATCATGCTGGAGCAAAATGGACCCTCTCATGAGCCACG GTTTAAGTTCCAGGTAATGATCAACGGGCGCCGATTCccaccagcagaagcagggaGCAAAAAATTGGCTAAGCATGAGGCAGCAGCTAATGCCATGAAGATCCTGATTAGTGAAGTGGAGAATGGAAGGCAAGGTGGAATTAAATGTGAGGAGCCATTACCCTCCAACAGCTCAGGACCAGAACTG CCTTTGCAGCTGGAGCCAGAGCTGtcatctgcagcagctcccctcaGCCTGCTTCCTGGGAAGCACCCTATCAGCATATTAATGGAGTATGGTCAAAAATCAGGGAACATAATTGaattccagctgctctctcaggaAGGCCCACCTCATGATCCTAG GTTCAGCTACTGTGTGAAAATGGGTGACCAAATTTTCCCTGCTGTGGTAGGAAACAGCAAGAAGGGAGCAAAGCAAATGGCAGCAGAAGTTGCTGTGAAGATTCTTTCTGGAGAGTCTGTACCCCATGTCTTGCCTGAACAG CCTGTTATGAAGCCACACAGTGACCAGTCCATGCACAATATTGCCACTCCAGATGAATCCAAAGTGGTGAAAACGAAGGGTGTTGGGGAGCTCATCAAATATCTTAACGTCAATCCTGTCAGTGGCCTGCTGGAATATGCCCGTTCCAATGGGTTTGCTGCAGAGTTCAAACTCATTGACCAGTCAGGACCTCCCCATGACCCCAA GTTTGTCTATCAGGCAAAGGTTGGAGGCCGCTGGTTCCCAGCTGTAACTGCACACAACAAAAAGCAGGGCAAGCAGGAGGCAGCTGATGCAGCACTCAGAGTCCTGATTGGGGAATCAGAGAAGACCGAGCGCATGGAAGGGATGAGCACCACTGAG GCAGCCAGAGGAGCAATTCCTCCAAAGCCAGGAACAGATTTCCTTGGCTGTGTCTCTGGAAATAGGCAG CTTCCTGTGAGTGGCAGCACCCTGCACgaccagctggccatgctgagCCACCAGCGCTTCAACTCCCTCACAGCTcgcctccagcacagcctgctgggCCGCAAGATCCTGGCTGCCATCATCATGAGGAGAGGGGATCAGGGCCTGGGTGTGGTGGTCAGCATTGGAACAG GTAATCGCTGTGTGAAAGGAGAAGAGCTAAGCTTGAAGGGGGAGACAGTAAATGACTGTCATGCAGAAATCATTTCTCGAAGAGGCTTTGTGAG gtttctttACAGTGAGCTGATGAAGTATGACCCATCTAATCCTTCCTCTGCAGAAGAGAGCATTTTTGAGCAAGCAGGAGGACAGAAACTCAAAATAAAGAGCAGTGTTACCTTCCACCTCTATGTCAG CACAGCACCATGTGGGGATGGAGCACTCTTTGATAAATCCTGCAGCGATCAGGCAAACGAGATGGGACAGCCCCAACATCAGCCTCTCTTTGAGAACCCCAAGCAAGGCAAGCTGCGGACCAAGGTGGAGAACG GGGAAGGTACCATTCCAGTGGAGTCAAGTGACATTGTGCCCACGTGGGACGGGATCCAGCATGGGGAGCGCTTACGGACCATGTCCTGCAGTGACAAAATCTTACGCTGGAATGTTCTGGGCTTGCAAGGGGCATTGCTGTCACACTTCCTGGAGCCAGTTTATCTCCACTCTCTTACACTCG GTTACTTGTACAGCCAGGGTCACTTGACCCGTGCCATCTGCTGCCGTATGGAGAGGGATGGGAGCACGCTGAAGGAAAAGCTCCAGGCTCCATACCACATCAACCACCCTGAG GTTGGGCGAGTCAGCGTGTACGACTCTGCAAGGCAGACAGGCAAGACGAAAGAGTCATCAGTGAACTGGTGTCTTGCTGACGAGAGTGAAGTTGAAATCTTGGACGGCACCAAAGGGAAAGTAGATGG TGTGAAGCTGGAGGTGTCTCGTGTGTCCAAGAGGAAAATGTTCTCCCtattccagcagctctgtgcaaaGAACAACCGCAAAGACCTGCAGGGCTTCTCTGTGTACTCAGATGCCAaggaggcagccacagcttacCAGGCAGCCAAGCAGTGCTTCTTCAGCACGCTGGAAGAGCTGGGCTATGGCAGCTGGATCCGCAAACcccaagaggaagaaaatttctCTGTCCTTGATGTGTAA